Proteins found in one Sorghum bicolor cultivar BTx623 chromosome 1, Sorghum_bicolor_NCBIv3, whole genome shotgun sequence genomic segment:
- the LOC8056893 gene encoding uncharacterized protein LOC8056893 produces MGHVERQPANPSRLAPTSHPARARAPPPPPTTPAARRPGTPRKAAQGTVCATCVCGSGNNACCQCKQHSRSRHDQMHHGDEATSTTKGIVEPDSQDKLKMARFSGGTYSKPDGRVKLIPAEEITYSQHRKPYGRTVGSAGSQKKHCRRSVTPPPSSRRVSLLGSRSLAQNPMPSVSSYDSCLPHKRLQTAENRDPCAGGHISSSVTHCISSLKNLASPCSKSSQPLSTNLNTDAIPRNLDRMVSTQALARSSSSSILHSQGQNSEKVSPSLPKEVVANPMSPSPKQIGAPHPSDNPLVTKAGTSKSVCTPESGKLCSRDINLTTTSTTVPVLQAPIVEPALLSPTSVLSERKVEVYPDTRTAAPIIQERSVKPVLLTPIPVHRESSTECQKVPPKHNAQSIPSAQHGAASQERNSGSSISHGRSSESRHNMDILETGPSLILHMKLHNKHYQSEACWKGNFHVTEGLIHTCDGIEAHFPLEISVGVYKASNQMPEILNLEAVPLSQLWPKKFKMVPPDSEDIGLWFMSSHQRPHRSFDQLLEKVCSHGLGLFTKIGDTELAVFSSKLLTPQDQRKNGKLYFWGVFGKRIRKKTCQKRIRKKTCQPNSHIKNAEIGNPSQPNDSCNKYEEVGMKLDVTKGKEKERAEADIGMTLGANGGNPTDVTGNRETVRDNYEGVAKVLDLTGGEDSDRVNDCMAVLGTLDSNPASSCSVPAASFLDRCRHHDSAKNSTSILEDSACQPADRSLVSPDLMLDIPPEFSPVPPGFTKAHSQLQIGTAALSCANVPSSLILDIPPGFPTDIPPGFTEAHRGLPPAISPAGPACVSTPGTQKKPFIRFSLNVPRPVKMGVPFGFTPLHAVKKEPGLTAVEETTHKPTLYSLAAAASAVVKPGKGDEMKIVDSEVKIEDENSEEREFPKIRRLSDLYRGPSPSDSSEISRPMPARLPNKFLEQTPVKQMHQRKSLCQASRGPSPAETAIKKSNVNGRIALNKGAGHGNGEARCVCASIGGRAAMPTKGGPFAASAGGHLDNESISCRCIVCGEEFPAQ; encoded by the exons ATGGGTCACGTGGAGAGGCAGCCAGCGAACCCTAGTAGGCTCGCCCCCACCTCCCAcccggcgcgggcgcgggcgccgcCCCCGCCTCCGACGACGCCGGCTGCGCGCCGCCCCGGCACGCCACGGAAGGCTGCGCAG GGCACAGTTTGTGCAACATGTGTTTGCGGTTCAGGAAATAACGCCTGCTGTCAGTGCAAGCAACACTCAAG ATCCAGACATGACCAAATGCACCACGGTGATGAGGCAACATCCACAACCAAGGGAATTGTAGAACCAGACTCTCAAGATAAGCTCAAGATGGCTAGATTTTCTGGTGGTACATATTCAAAACCTGATGGAAGAGTGAAGCTGATTCCTGCAGAAGAAATTACCTATTCACAGCATCGGAAACCATATGGTAGAACTGTTGGGTCAGCTGGGTCACAGAAAAAACATTGCAGACGAAGTGTCACACCACCTCCAAGTTCACGTAGAGTATCTCTTCTGGGATCCAGATCGCTCGCTCAAAATCCTATGCCATCAGTGTCATCCTATGACTCTTGTTTACCCCATAAGAGGCTTCAGACAGCTGAAAATAGGGACCCATGTGCTGGGGGGCACATAAGTAGCTCTGTCACTCACTGCATTTCTTCTTTGAAGAACCTTGCATCACCATGTAGCAAATCCTCACAGCCTTTGAGTACTAATTTGAATACTGATGCTATTCCTAGAAATCTAGACAGAATGGTCAGTACACAAGCACTTGCCAGGAGCTCCAGTTCAAGTATTTTGCATTCTCAAGGCCAGAACAGTGAGAAGGTGTCCCCTAGTTTGCCAAAAGAGGTAGTGGCAAATCCTATGTCTCCTAGTCCCAAGCAAATTGGTGCTCCACATCCAAGTGACAATCCTCTTGTTACAAAGGCAGGAACCTCTAAGAGTGTGTGCACACCTGAGAGTGGAAAGTTGTGCAGTAGAGACATCAATTTAACTACAACAAGTACTACAGTTCCTGTCTTGCAAGCTCCTATTGTGGAGCCTGCATTGCTAAGTCCAACATCTGTGCTTAGTGAAAGGAAAGTTGAGGTTTATCCTGATACAAGAACTGCTGCTCCCATCATACAGGAACGTAGTGTGAAGCCTGTGTTGCTGACCCCAATACCTGTGCACCGTGAATCTTCCACAGAG TGCCAAAAGGTTCCTCCAAAACACAACGCGCAGTCCATTCCTTCTGCGCAACATGGTGCAGCGTCGCAAGAAAGAAACTCAGGGTCATCAATTAGCCATGGCAGATCTTCAG AATCTCGTCATAACATGGATATTCTGGAAACAGGTCCATcattaatcttgcatatgaagCTGCACAACAAACATTATCAATCAGAAGCCTGCTGGAA GGGCAACTTTCATGTTACTGAAGGACTGATACATACTTGTGATGGAATTGAAGCTCATTTCCCTTTAGAAATTTCTGTTGGAGTTTATAAAGCTTCAAACCAAATGCCTGAAATTTTAAATCTAGAGGCTGTACCTCTTTCCCAGCTGTGgccaaaaaaattcaagatggtACCCCCCGACAGTGAGGATATTGGACTATGGTTTATGAGCAGTCACCAAAG ACCACACCGGAGTTTTGATCAGCTTCTTGAAAAAGTTTGTTCACATGGCCTTGGCCTGTTCACCAAAATTGGTGATACTGAATTGGCAGTGTTTTCATCGAAGTTGCTTACACCACAAGATCAGA GAAAAAATGGCAAATTATATTTTTGGGGTGTTTTTGGGAAGCGTATCAGGAAGAAGACATGTCAGAAGCGTATCAGGAAGAAGACATGTCAGCCAAACAGTCATATAAAAAATGCGGAGATTGGCAATCCCAGTCAACCAAATGACTCATGTAACAAATATGAGGAGGTAGGCATGAAATTGGATGTGACAAAAGGCAAAGAAAAAGAGAGGGCTGAAGCTGATATTGGCATGACATTGGGTGCAAATGGAGGCAATCCAACAGATGTCACAGGAAATAGAGAGACAGTTAGGGACAATTATGAGGGTGTTGCCAAGGTATTGGATTTAACAGGAGGCGAGGATTCTGATAGGGTCAATGACTGCATGGCGGTGCTTGGAACTCTTGATTCAAACCCTGCATCCAGTTGCTCAGTTCCTGCTGCTTCTTTTCTTGACAGATGTCGCCATCATGACTCTGCGAAAAATAGCACTTCTATCTTAGAAG ATTCTGCATGTCAGCCTGCTGACAGATCTTTGGTTAGCCCAGACCTCATGCTGGACATACCTCCTGAATTTTCTCCTGTACCTCCTGGCTTCACAAAAGCTCACTCTCAGCTTCAGATCGGAACTGCTGCTCTGTCTTGTGCTAATGTGCCTTCCAGTCTAATTTTGGACATTCCTCCAGGATTTCCTACAGACATTCCTCCAGGCTTTACTGAAGCTCATCGCGGACTCCCTCCTGCAATTTCACCTGCTGGACCAGCTTGTGTTTCGACCCCTGGGACTCAAAAGAAGCCCTTCATTAGGTTCTCTCTTAATGTCCCAAGGCCTGTTAAAATGGGAGTTCCATTTGGATTTACTCCACTACATGCAGTGAAGAAAGAGCCTGGGCTGACTGCTGTCGAGGAGACCACACATAAGCCCACACTATATTCTTTGGCAGCTGCTGCATCTGCAGTGGTAAAGCCTGGGAAAGGAGATGAAATGAAAATCGTAGACAGTGAG GTAAAAATTGAAGATGAAAATTCAGAGGAGCGAGAGTTTCCAAAGATCAGGCGGCTTTCGGACCTGTACCGTGGGCCTTCACCTTCAGACAGCAGTGAAATTTCCAGGCCTATGCCTGCACGGTTGCCCAACAAGTTTCTGGAGCAGACACCCGTGAAACAGATGCATCAGAGAAAGAGTTTGTGTCAAGCATCTCGGGGGCCTTCTCCTGCAGAAACCGCCATAAAAAAGTCGAACGTGAATGGTCGAATTGCCTTGAACAAAGGCGCAGGTCACGGGAATGGTGAGGCGAGATGCGTCTGTGCATCCATCGGAGGTCGGGCGGCGATGCCTACAAAAGGAGGGCCGTTTGCAGCATCGGCAGGTGGTCATCTCGATAACGAGAGCATCTCCTGTAGGTGCATTGTATGTGGTGAAGAGTTCCCCGCACAGTGA